The Starkeya sp. ORNL1 DNA window GCGCGAGGGCATAGATTTCGCGCCGCGGCCGGCCGGTGGCGGCGGCGACCGCGCTCGCCGCGTCCTTCAGCGAGAGCGTTGCCAGCGCGCGGCGCAGCGCCTCCTCGACGTCGGCGTCACTCGCCTCCTCCTCGGTCGGGCCGCTGACCACCAGCACGATCTCGCCTTTCGGCGCGCCCGCCTCGTCATAATGCGCCGCCAGCGCATCGAGCGGGCCACGCCTGATCTCCTCGAAGGTCTTGGTCAGTTCGCGGCACACCGCGGCAGCGCGGGAACCAAGGCCGGCGGCGAGATCGGCGAGGCTTTCCGCCAGGCGCGGGCCGGTCTCATAGAGCACCAGCGTGGCGTCGAGCCCGCGCAATTCGGCGATGCGGCTGCGGCGGGCGCCGCCCTTCGCCGGCAGGAAGCCCTCGAAGAAGAAGCGGTCGGTCGGCAGTCCCGCCGCCACCAGGGCGGCGAGGCTGGCCGAGGCGCCGGGAATCGGCACCACGCGATGCCCGGCCTCGATCGCCGCGCGCACCAGCTTGAAGCCGGGATCGGACACCAAAGGCGTGCCGGCATCCGACACCAGCGCCAGCGTGCCGCCATCGGCGAGCAGGGCCAGCAGCCGTGGGCGGGCGCTCTCGGCATTATGGTCGTGATAGGCGGTCAGCGGCGTCTCGATGCCGTAACGCTCCATCAGCCGGTGGGTGATGCGGGTGTCCTCGCAGGCGACGAGATCGGCGCCGGCCAGCGTCTCCAGCGCGCGCACCGTGACATCGCCGAGATTGCCGATCGGCGTCGCCACCACGTGCAGGCCCGGTTGCAGGCGAGGTGCGGGGAGGGCTTGCCCGGCGAGGCGGAAGATGCGGGAGCGTGGCGGGGACGCAGGGTCTTTCATGATGCCGTCAC harbors:
- the rsmI gene encoding 16S rRNA (cytidine(1402)-2'-O)-methyltransferase → MKDPASPPRSRIFRLAGQALPAPRLQPGLHVVATPIGNLGDVTVRALETLAGADLVACEDTRITHRLMERYGIETPLTAYHDHNAESARPRLLALLADGGTLALVSDAGTPLVSDPGFKLVRAAIEAGHRVVPIPGASASLAALVAAGLPTDRFFFEGFLPAKGGARRSRIAELRGLDATLVLYETGPRLAESLADLAAGLGSRAAAVCRELTKTFEEIRRGPLDALAAHYDEAGAPKGEIVLVVSGPTEEEASDADVEEALRRALATLSLKDAASAVAAATGRPRREIYALALTLERTSGD